The following proteins are encoded in a genomic region of Aquella oligotrophica:
- the gcvH gene encoding glycine cleavage system protein GcvH codes for MYTADMKFVDTHEWVRSEGGNEVTIGITHHAQELLGDLVYVELPSIGQAIKTGDTIGVVESVKAASDLYSPVTGEVTAINDEVVSDPTLANSEPHAAGWLFKVKLADVAELDGLLSADKYKALIGG; via the coding sequence ATGTATACAGCTGATATGAAATTTGTCGATACTCACGAGTGGGTTCGTTCTGAAGGTGGTAATGAAGTTACGATCGGGATTACCCATCATGCCCAAGAGCTTTTGGGTGATCTGGTATATGTTGAGTTACCGTCAATTGGTCAAGCGATTAAAACTGGTGATACTATCGGTGTTGTAGAGTCGGTTAAGGCGGCTTCGGATTTATACTCTCCGGTGACTGGTGAAGTTACTGCGATTAATGATGAAGTAGTAAGTGATCCAACGCTTGCTAATAGTGAGCCACATGCAGCTGGCTGGTTATTTAAAGTGAAGCTAGCTGACGTTGCCGAACTAGATGGTTTATTAAGTGCTGATAAATATAAAGCATTGATTGGTGGATAA
- the gcvT gene encoding glycine cleavage system aminomethyltransferase GcvT, which yields MNYTPFYPCHTECGGKIVDFGGWALPVNYGSQIKEHEAVRTDAGMFDVSHMLITDIHGVDAKAFLRYLVSNDVAKLEKHGVGKALYSGLLNSEAGVIDDLIVYLMPFGYRIVTNASTEAKDMNWIRQVAANFKVELFNRRDLAMLAVQGPNALTKVASIHPQVADHLAVLKPFTAVENVGFFYARTGYTGENGLEVMMPREEAANFWNQLVAVGVQPCGLGARDTLRLEAGMNLYGHDMDESITPLACNMDWVVDLSDENRDFIGKKAYQLAKLSSESDKQVGVILEGKGVLREGQKLFVDGAEYGTITSGTFSPTLKISIAIARVRHDLGESAKVDIRGNLEPVRIIKLPFVRNGKKMFE from the coding sequence ATGAATTATACTCCGTTTTATCCATGCCATACCGAATGTGGCGGCAAAATTGTGGATTTTGGTGGGTGGGCACTCCCGGTTAACTATGGCTCACAAATCAAAGAACATGAAGCAGTACGTACTGATGCCGGAATGTTTGATGTGTCGCATATGCTTATCACCGATATTCATGGTGTTGATGCCAAAGCTTTTCTCCGCTATCTGGTTAGTAATGATGTAGCCAAGCTTGAGAAACATGGTGTTGGCAAGGCATTATACTCAGGATTACTAAATAGTGAAGCTGGTGTGATTGATGATTTAATTGTTTATCTAATGCCTTTTGGTTACCGGATTGTAACCAATGCTTCTACTGAAGCAAAAGACATGAATTGGATTCGTCAGGTCGCAGCTAACTTTAAGGTCGAATTATTTAATCGTCGTGATCTGGCAATGCTCGCAGTTCAAGGTCCAAATGCTTTGACTAAAGTAGCGAGTATTCATCCGCAGGTGGCTGATCATTTGGCGGTATTGAAGCCATTTACAGCAGTGGAAAACGTTGGGTTTTTCTATGCCCGAACTGGTTATACTGGCGAAAATGGTCTAGAAGTAATGATGCCACGTGAAGAGGCTGCCAATTTTTGGAATCAGCTAGTTGCAGTTGGCGTTCAGCCTTGTGGGCTAGGTGCACGCGATACTTTGCGCCTTGAAGCAGGGATGAACCTGTATGGGCATGATATGGATGAGTCGATTACCCCATTAGCCTGTAATATGGATTGGGTAGTAGATTTAAGTGATGAGAACCGTGATTTTATCGGCAAAAAAGCCTATCAATTAGCCAAGCTTTCTTCTGAGTCAGACAAGCAGGTTGGGGTTATTCTTGAAGGTAAGGGCGTTTTACGTGAAGGGCAGAAGCTATTTGTCGATGGAGCCGAATATGGTACAATAACCAGCGGTACATTCTCGCCGACACTAAAGATTTCAATTGCAATTGCCCGGGTGCGGCATGATCTTGGTGAGAGTGCCAAGGTTGATATTCGTGGTAATTTAGAACCTGTTAGAATTATTAAGTTGCCTTTTGTCAGAAATGGCAAAAAAATGTTTGAATAA
- a CDS encoding C45 family autoproteolytic acyltransferase/hydolase produces the protein MIILKYLIIFFLVFFGVILAFMLYSSNGKVNNNSRQQSDKYVTASGSSGYFEKKDSLSILNLSGSFNEMGEQYGALAYNQLNEIYQQIVPEYFDGINFRALLSDILRAFYYFKMDNREKDLLRGMTKTSGLSFRQLLSIEMLPMLITLYNGFNGDKLTDTSGTGYCSFLSVWGNQSQTKSMLIARNLDLSTPVTKLDPYYSLVIYKPNGKENSVASFGFIGFIPGFSWINSKNLFSEYNDGRRSVPGFNFSGYIGLNTAFYAMLDSDNKEEFIQYVKEHPAFVSNFTAIVDVNNSLAIEHAVNNPAVILNGQRSTANFFTNLYRTNFPKAKITMNNCIEKVKDTPSYACVRYHHIDAFLDKHSEIGIDELKTLFSTPLDDGGVYQTGMSVRYPVAEVTNYTLIGELASGRFIYSNHSAKDVWIELDINRYFCKQMETHNN, from the coding sequence ATGATTATCTTGAAATATCTGATAATATTTTTCTTGGTATTTTTTGGGGTAATATTAGCATTTATGCTTTATTCGTCAAATGGCAAAGTAAATAATAATAGTCGTCAACAGTCAGATAAATATGTAACCGCAAGCGGAAGTAGCGGATATTTTGAGAAAAAAGACAGCCTTAGCATCCTGAATTTATCAGGATCATTTAATGAAATGGGCGAACAGTATGGTGCTTTAGCCTATAATCAACTAAATGAAATCTATCAGCAAATAGTCCCAGAATATTTTGATGGAATTAATTTCCGTGCACTTCTTTCTGATATCTTAAGAGCATTTTATTATTTCAAGATGGATAATCGAGAAAAAGACCTTTTACGCGGCATGACAAAAACCTCTGGTTTATCTTTTCGTCAATTATTGTCTATTGAGATGCTACCAATGCTAATTACTCTCTATAATGGCTTTAATGGCGATAAGCTTACCGATACAAGCGGAACCGGATATTGTTCATTTTTATCGGTATGGGGAAATCAATCACAAACAAAATCGATGCTAATAGCCAGAAATCTTGATTTATCTACCCCAGTTACCAAGCTAGACCCCTATTATAGCCTCGTAATCTATAAACCAAATGGCAAAGAAAATAGCGTCGCCAGCTTTGGCTTTATCGGATTTATTCCCGGTTTTTCATGGATAAATAGTAAGAATTTATTTTCTGAATATAATGATGGAAGGCGCTCGGTACCGGGATTTAATTTTTCTGGTTATATCGGACTAAATACAGCCTTCTATGCTATGCTTGACTCGGATAACAAAGAAGAATTTATCCAGTATGTAAAAGAACATCCTGCATTTGTATCCAATTTTACAGCGATTGTCGATGTTAATAACTCTTTAGCAATAGAACATGCGGTGAATAACCCAGCTGTGATTTTAAATGGTCAAAGATCAACGGCGAATTTCTTCACCAATTTATACCGAACCAATTTTCCAAAAGCCAAAATAACGATGAATAACTGTATAGAAAAAGTAAAAGACACACCAAGCTATGCTTGTGTCAGGTATCATCATATCGATGCTTTCCTCGATAAACACTCTGAGATTGGCATTGATGAACTCAAAACGCTATTTTCAACTCCTCTCGATGATGGAGGAGTATATCAAACTGGAATGTCGGTTCGCTACCCTGTAGCTGAGGTAACAAACTATACGCTAATCGGTGAATTGGCTAGCGGACGGTTTATTTATAGCAACCATTCAGCAAAAGATGTCTGGATAGAGCTGGATATTAACCGCTATTTTTGTAAGCAGATGGAAACACATAATAATTAA
- a CDS encoding IS5 family transposase (programmed frameshift), with protein MRKSYPSDVSREQFELILPELELARKKTKPRKIDLYDVFCAVYYVLKSGCQWRMLPSDFPKWETVYFYFNMWAKKPESNEDSIIEIVLKKLVGLVRTENGRNAMTSFCIVDAQSVKNTNTAENKGYDAGKKVSGIKRHITVDTQGLPHAIHVTTANVTDRAGAILMFEGAKRNLAGVQNILVDGGYRGDSFATEVHRILNARVEVVKRNELHQFVVLPKRWIVERSFSWLEKCRRLWKNCERYLGTSLQMVSLAFVGLILKRF; from the exons ATGAGAAAATCATATCCAAGCGACGTAAGCAGAGAACAATTTGAGTTAATATTGCCAGAATTAGAATTAGCACGTAAAAAGACAAAACCTCGCAAAATAGATCTGTACGATGTATTTTGCGCAGTCTACTATGTTCTCAAAAGTGGTTGCCAATGGCGAATGTTACCAAGTGATTTTCCAAAATGGGAAACAGTTTATTTTTACTTTAACATGTGGGCAAAAAAGCCAGAAAGCAATGAAGACAGTATTATAGAGATAGTCTTA AAAAAATTGGTAGGCTTAGTACGTACCGAAAATGGCAGGAACGCAATGACGAGTTTCTGCATAGTAGACGCACAAAGCGTGAAGAATACTAATACAGCCGAGAATAAGGGCTATGATGCGGGTAAAAAAGTATCAGGAATAAAGCGTCACATTACAGTAGACACGCAGGGACTACCACATGCTATTCATGTTACAACTGCAAATGTAACTGACCGCGCAGGAGCAATATTAATGTTTGAAGGAGCCAAACGTAATCTGGCTGGGGTACAGAATATATTGGTAGATGGAGGTTATAGAGGCGATAGCTTTGCAACCGAAGTCCATCGAATATTAAATGCTAGAGTTGAAGTTGTTAAAAGAAATGAGCTGCATCAGTTTGTGGTTTTACCCAAGAGATGGATTGTTGAGCGTTCCTTTAGCTGGCTTGAGAAATGCCGTAGATTATGGAAAAATTGTGAGAGATACTTAGGTACTAGCCTACAAATGGTATCTCTTGCTTTTGTAGGCTTAATTTTGAAAAGATTCTAA
- a CDS encoding reverse transcriptase domain-containing protein: MLLGQRIARYIKEEAEKLIERYNLYHNVVHVEYVRNKKRLGDNCPNKDIKFPDYWQDNRKFNPFYVRKKYKAIAKSITKKIISREYKPNQPYVRQVPKSDGTTRDVTIFQIQDAAISKMYFDKLLTKNKHRFSSFSYAYRNDRNVHFAIQDIFVDFQNHNRMFVAEFDFSKFFPSISHKFLKLQFDENGFNISDEEKFIINSFLAINTNDNTGIPQGTSLSLFLANLSCWYIDKELEKLGVKFARYADDTLIWSSDYSKINAACIIINNFSKTSGIKINVKKSAGVSLITQTNLPSEIKKSNYIDFLEPVWN; the protein is encoded by the coding sequence ATGTTATTGGGACAACGTATTGCAAGATATATTAAAGAAGAGGCTGAAAAATTAATTGAACGCTATAATTTATATCATAATGTTGTACATGTAGAATATGTAAGAAATAAAAAACGGTTAGGTGATAACTGCCCTAATAAAGATATAAAATTTCCAGATTATTGGCAAGATAATAGAAAATTTAATCCTTTTTACGTCAGGAAAAAATATAAAGCTATCGCTAAGTCGATTACAAAAAAAATAATATCTAGAGAATATAAGCCGAATCAACCTTATGTGCGGCAAGTCCCGAAGTCAGATGGAACTACTCGAGATGTTACAATTTTTCAAATTCAAGACGCTGCTATTTCAAAAATGTATTTCGATAAGTTACTTACAAAAAATAAACATCGATTTAGTTCATTTTCATATGCATATAGAAATGATCGAAATGTACATTTTGCCATTCAAGATATTTTTGTGGATTTTCAGAATCATAATAGAATGTTTGTTGCTGAGTTCGATTTTTCTAAGTTTTTCCCGTCTATCTCCCATAAATTTTTAAAACTTCAATTTGACGAAAATGGTTTTAATATCAGCGATGAGGAAAAATTTATTATCAATTCCTTTTTAGCTATAAATACCAATGATAATACAGGAATTCCACAGGGAACCTCTTTAAGTTTATTTTTAGCAAATTTATCATGTTGGTATATTGATAAGGAATTAGAGAAGTTAGGCGTAAAGTTTGCCCGTTATGCTGATGATACATTAATTTGGTCTAGCGACTACTCAAAGATTAATGCGGCATGTATTATCATAAATAACTTTTCTAAAACTTCAGGGATTAAAATAAATGTTAAAAAATCTGCTGGTGTTTCATTAATAACCCAAACTAATTTACCCTCAGAAATAAAAAAATCAAATTATATTGATTTCTTAGAACCTGTTTGGAATTAA
- a CDS encoding helix-turn-helix domain-containing protein produces the protein MNKKIPTILAQNIKQRRLDMGISQEQLAEIINASRLTIAWLETEKRWISAEMLERLASAFNCQPYELLQDKTPSSDQ, from the coding sequence ATGAACAAAAAAATTCCTACTATCCTTGCACAAAATATAAAACAGCGAAGACTTGACATGGGTATTAGTCAAGAGCAACTAGCAGAAATAATTAATGCAAGCAGGTTAACTATAGCTTGGCTTGAAACAGAGAAACGCTGGATAAGTGCTGAAATGCTAGAAAGATTAGCTAGTGCATTTAATTGCCAGCCATACGAGTTATTGCAAGATAAAACCCCCTCCTCCGATCAATAA
- a CDS encoding GNAT family N-acetyltransferase, which produces MNIGQSEISIKFATSEDCGLILKFIRELAEYEKLLDQVIATEEMIREKLFGNKQYAEVIFAYLGDKPVGFALFFHNFSTFLGKPGIYLEDLYVIPKARGNGVANRIISYLAELAVKRDCGRLEWWCLDWNKKAIDFYLNLGAEAMDEWTVYRVTGKNLTDLANKYHQ; this is translated from the coding sequence ATGAATATCGGACAATCAGAAATAAGCATAAAATTTGCAACTAGTGAAGACTGTGGATTAATCCTGAAGTTTATTCGGGAATTGGCAGAATATGAGAAGCTACTTGATCAAGTAATTGCGACAGAAGAAATGATCCGCGAAAAGCTTTTTGGTAATAAACAGTATGCTGAAGTAATCTTTGCCTATCTCGGAGATAAACCAGTTGGCTTTGCCTTATTTTTTCACAACTTTTCGACTTTCCTTGGTAAACCCGGCATCTATCTTGAGGATTTATATGTAATCCCCAAAGCAAGAGGTAATGGAGTTGCCAATCGGATTATTTCGTATCTGGCAGAGCTAGCAGTTAAACGCGATTGCGGCAGACTTGAATGGTGGTGTCTAGACTGGAACAAAAAGGCTATCGACTTTTATCTTAATCTTGGCGCAGAGGCGATGGACGAATGGACAGTTTATCGTGTAACTGGCAAAAACCTGACTGATTTGGCAAATAAATATCACCAATAA
- the pepN gene encoding aminopeptidase N yields the protein MTNIATKYLKDYQATSYLVDTIDLKFEIKDTFVIVTSKTKYQQNGASNSLELAGSAELKSVIIDGNELTDYKLADDKLSLNNLSANFTLEIVTHVDAFNNKSCMGLYASNGNLFTQCEPEGFRKITYYLDRPDVMAKFTTTIIGDKDLYPVLLSNGNKISEKTLANNQIEVIWEDPYKKPSYLFALVAGKFAFIDDTFTTKSGRKVKLEVYSEAESINQCQHCLESLKRAMEWDEKRFNLEYDLDVYMIVASGDFNMGAMENKGLNIFNTKYVLAETKTATDTDFINVEAVVGHEYFHNWTGNRVTCRDWFQLSLKEGLTVFRDQEFTADLHSRTVKRIQDVKNLRQMQFTEDASPLSHPVRPESYMEINNFYTMTVYEKGAEVVRMYQTILDKEGFNRGLALYFERHDGYAVTCEDFCKAMADANKIDLSQFMLWYSQSGTPHLAISDHYNEATKEYSITFKQSIPNNPTAKAMLIPVSIGLILDNGKNIIPDIKNHNTIVRDNEVILLLNEAENTFIFGGISEKPTPSILRGFSAPVIINYAYDEKQLYTLARHDNDSFNRWEALQSIYKTEINRIYHSESPDKFEINQNITKIISELLNDATIDPALKALSINLPAFAELSISYPNTDVKKLVGSIKRLKSAIANGLETQLLAVYKDNQTVSYDFNDAGKRALKNTLLGYLMQGNNTGKSIELVAAQYKNADNMTDKIGALSAINDIDSPVRHQLLDNFAQEYANYPLVMDKWFSLQSQSQLPDTIDNVANLLNHPSFDKENPNKLYSLVRAFTANPIYFNTDAGYNFIAEEIIRIDSFNPGVAGRIANGFSSIANYESKYQTLVKPQLQKIMAKENLSRDVYEIISKTLQQIQ from the coding sequence ATGACAAATATCGCAACAAAATATCTGAAAGATTATCAAGCAACGAGCTATCTAGTAGATACTATTGATCTAAAATTTGAGATCAAAGACACCTTTGTAATCGTCACCTCAAAAACCAAGTATCAGCAAAATGGTGCTAGTAACTCACTTGAACTAGCTGGTAGTGCCGAACTTAAATCAGTAATAATTGATGGCAACGAGCTAACTGATTATAAATTGGCTGATGATAAATTATCTCTAAATAATCTCTCGGCAAATTTTACTCTTGAAATAGTAACGCATGTCGATGCTTTTAACAATAAAAGCTGCATGGGGCTTTATGCATCTAATGGCAATCTATTTACCCAGTGCGAGCCAGAAGGCTTTAGAAAAATAACTTATTATCTTGATCGCCCGGATGTAATGGCGAAATTCACAACTACAATAATCGGCGATAAAGATCTGTATCCTGTGCTTCTTTCTAATGGGAATAAAATCAGTGAGAAAACATTAGCCAATAATCAGATCGAAGTAATCTGGGAAGACCCATACAAGAAGCCAAGTTATCTTTTTGCACTAGTAGCGGGTAAATTTGCATTTATCGATGATACTTTCACCACTAAATCGGGGCGCAAAGTGAAACTTGAAGTTTATAGTGAAGCTGAATCAATAAATCAGTGTCAACATTGTCTAGAATCATTAAAACGAGCAATGGAATGGGATGAAAAACGCTTTAATCTGGAATATGACCTTGATGTTTACATGATCGTTGCCAGTGGTGATTTCAATATGGGCGCGATGGAAAATAAAGGGCTAAATATTTTTAATACCAAATATGTCCTTGCTGAAACCAAAACCGCAACCGATACTGACTTTATCAATGTCGAAGCAGTCGTTGGGCACGAGTATTTTCATAACTGGACAGGCAATCGGGTTACCTGCCGCGACTGGTTTCAGCTCTCACTAAAAGAAGGGCTAACGGTATTTCGCGATCAGGAATTTACCGCCGATCTACATTCGCGGACAGTTAAGCGGATTCAAGATGTAAAAAATCTGCGTCAAATGCAGTTTACCGAAGATGCTTCACCACTTTCTCACCCGGTTCGCCCAGAGTCATACATGGAAATCAATAACTTCTATACCATGACTGTTTATGAAAAAGGTGCTGAAGTAGTAAGGATGTACCAAACCATCCTTGACAAAGAAGGATTCAATCGTGGTTTAGCGCTTTATTTTGAGCGCCATGATGGTTACGCGGTTACCTGCGAAGATTTTTGTAAGGCAATGGCAGATGCTAATAAGATTGATCTGAGCCAATTCATGCTATGGTATTCGCAATCCGGTACCCCACATCTAGCCATTTCCGATCACTATAACGAGGCAACAAAAGAATACTCGATTACATTTAAGCAGAGTATCCCAAATAACCCTACTGCCAAAGCAATGCTAATCCCAGTTAGTATCGGTCTGATTTTAGATAACGGTAAGAATATTATTCCGGATATAAAAAACCACAACACAATTGTTCGCGATAACGAAGTCATCCTACTTTTAAACGAAGCTGAAAACACTTTTATTTTTGGCGGAATTAGCGAGAAACCAACGCCATCAATCCTCCGTGGCTTTTCAGCTCCAGTAATAATAAACTATGCTTATGACGAGAAGCAGCTTTATACCTTGGCGCGGCATGATAATGATAGTTTTAACCGTTGGGAAGCATTACAAAGCATTTATAAGACAGAGATAAATCGGATTTACCATTCAGAATCCCCAGATAAATTTGAGATAAATCAGAACATCACGAAGATAATAAGTGAACTTCTAAATGATGCAACAATTGATCCGGCGTTAAAAGCATTATCGATTAACTTACCTGCATTTGCTGAATTAAGTATTAGCTATCCGAATACTGATGTTAAGAAACTGGTAGGATCGATTAAACGCTTAAAATCTGCAATTGCTAATGGGCTTGAAACACAACTACTAGCGGTTTATAAAGATAATCAGACTGTTAGCTATGATTTTAATGATGCTGGTAAACGAGCATTAAAAAACACTCTACTTGGCTATCTAATGCAAGGTAATAATACAGGCAAATCTATTGAATTAGTTGCCGCACAATATAAGAATGCCGATAATATGACTGATAAAATTGGTGCTTTATCGGCAATCAATGATATTGATTCACCAGTTCGCCATCAATTACTTGATAATTTTGCACAAGAATACGCAAATTATCCGCTAGTAATGGATAAATGGTTTAGTCTACAAAGCCAAAGTCAGTTGCCAGATACGATTGATAATGTGGCTAATTTATTAAATCATCCAAGCTTCGATAAAGAAAATCCAAATAAGCTTTATTCACTAGTACGAGCATTTACAGCAAACCCAATCTACTTCAATACCGATGCAGGCTATAACTTTATCGCTGAAGAGATTATCCGGATTGATAGTTTTAATCCGGGAGTAGCAGGAAGAATTGCAAATGGCTTTAGTAGTATTGCCAATTATGAAAGCAAATATCAAACACTGGTAAAACCGCAGCTACAAAAAATAATGGCAAAAGAGAATCTTTCCCGAGATGTTTATGAGATAATTTCTAAAACACTACAACAGATTCAATAA
- a CDS encoding helix-turn-helix transcriptional regulator: MFEKNDSEYFEQIIDAFAMLNSFQDGVAFIKDKDLNTLVARKKVLDWAQVNTPEEFNSWRKMILDGEDCPQKKLIQKANSQYLEILTTGNPKKTLDIVKVDNHLVIDIWTLTPIINPASKNILGIYAIATEFIYPHLLRLLLKLNNTPIELNEVAAERKLTERQQMILFLYLHRFSNTEISTYMTTIGYKISAGRVNEHLRNLKVIFGASNKEQLLEPV; encoded by the coding sequence ATGTTTGAAAAAAATGATTCAGAATATTTTGAGCAAATAATTGATGCATTTGCCATGCTAAATTCATTTCAAGATGGTGTTGCATTTATAAAAGATAAAGACCTGAATACATTGGTAGCAAGAAAAAAGGTTTTGGATTGGGCACAGGTAAATACACCCGAAGAATTTAATAGCTGGCGAAAGATGATTCTAGATGGTGAAGATTGCCCCCAGAAAAAACTCATACAGAAGGCAAACTCTCAATATCTGGAAATATTGACAACCGGGAACCCCAAAAAAACTTTAGATATTGTAAAAGTGGATAACCATTTAGTAATAGATATCTGGACACTCACACCGATAATTAATCCAGCTAGCAAAAATATCCTCGGGATCTATGCTATAGCAACGGAATTTATTTACCCTCATCTGCTACGACTACTATTAAAATTGAATAATACACCGATAGAATTAAATGAAGTCGCTGCCGAGCGCAAACTAACAGAACGCCAGCAAATGATTTTATTTTTATATCTGCACCGTTTTTCAAATACTGAAATTTCGACATATATGACGACAATTGGGTATAAAATCTCTGCTGGTAGGGTTAATGAACATTTACGAAACCTGAAGGTAATTTTTGGTGCAAGTAATAAAGAGCAGCTCTTAGAACCCGTTTAG
- a CDS encoding IS5 family transposase (programmed frameshift) has translation MRKSYPSDVSREQFELILPELELARKKTKPRKIDLYDVFCAVYYVLKSGCQWRMLPSDFPKWETVYFYFNMWAKKPESNEDSIIEIVLKKLVGLVRTENGRNAMTSFCIVDAQSVKNTDTAENKGYDAGKKVSGIKRHIAVDTQGLPHAIHVTTANVTDRAGAILMFEGAKCNLAGVQNILVDGGYRGDSFATEVQQILNATVEVVKRNEMHQFVVLPKRWIVERSFSWLEKCRRLWKNCERYLGTSLQMVSLAFVGLILKRF, from the exons ATGAGAAAATCATATCCAAGCGACGTAAGCAGAGAACAATTTGAGTTAATATTGCCAGAATTAGAATTAGCACGTAAAAAGACAAAACCTCGCAAAATAGATCTGTACGATGTATTTTGCGCAGTCTACTATGTTCTCAAAAGTGGTTGTCAATGGCGAATGTTACCAAGTGATTTTCCAAAATGGGAAACAGTTTATTTTTACTTTAACATGTGGGCAAAAAAGCCAGAAAGCAATGAAGACAGTATTATAGAGATAGTCTTA AAAAAATTGGTAGGCTTAGTACGTACCGAAAATGGCAGGAACGCAATGACGAGTTTTTGCATAGTAGACGCACAAAGTGTGAAGAATACTGATACAGCCGAGAATAAGGGCTATGATGCGGGTAAAAAAGTATCAGGAATAAAGCGTCACATTGCAGTAGACACGCAGGGACTACCGCATGCTATTCATGTTACAACTGCAAATGTAACTGACCGCGCAGGAGCAATATTAATGTTTGAAGGAGCCAAATGTAATCTGGCTGGGGTGCAAAATATATTGGTAGATGGAGGTTATAGAGGCGATAGCTTTGCAACCGAAGTCCAGCAAATATTAAATGCTACAGTTGAAGTTGTTAAAAGAAATGAGATGCATCAGTTTGTGGTTTTACCCAAGAGATGGATTGTTGAGCGTTCCTTTAGCTGGTTAGAAAAATGCCGTAGATTATGGAAAAATTGTGAGAGGTACTTAGGTACTAGCCTACAAATGGTATCTCTTGCTTTTGTAGGCTTAATTTTGAAAAGATTCTAA